In a single window of the Arachis hypogaea cultivar Tifrunner chromosome 6, arahy.Tifrunner.gnm2.J5K5, whole genome shotgun sequence genome:
- the LOC140173708 gene encoding uncharacterized protein: protein MMWYEERSEKSKTGSNIEFSICCMQEKVQLPFLQCPPQLLQGLISGADQINKHFKDNIRAYNSMFCFTFLGGKIETSINDGTGFSQFIVSGQNYNRIGSLVPIEGQIPKFAQLYIYDTKNEVSNRIEIFNSRITNNNIDHSLVLDLKDMINQHNVLAYTFRIVRNYLNQGDIANIRLQLYRKRAKDARVYNLPSSNEVAALIVEDFDSKDAGRDIIVQLKSRHLQRIHETHTAFIPLQYPMMFPYGEDGYQEDIPLREFHRADENRKRQRVSLRELIAFRIQERKVEYATIVNSGRLFQQFLVDCFSMIEAQRLTYYRNNQTKMKSDIYKRIQDAVVRSEMRASKASKHIILLASFTGGMRYMFNNCQDAMAICKKYKYPDFFITMTCNSSWQEIGRVNNPRNLTVEDRLNISCRVFKIKLDMIISDLK from the exons ATGATGTGGTATGAGGAGAGATCAGAGAAGTCCAAAACAGGATCCAATATTGAGTTCTCAATATGTTGTATGCAAGAGAAGGTACAACTGCCGTTTTTGCAATGTCCACCTCAACTTTTGCAAGGTTTAATATCTGGAGCAGACCAGATAAACAAACACTTTAAGGATAATATAAGAGCTTATAATAGCATGTTTTGCTTCACGTTCCTGGGAGGTAAAATAGAGACCTCCATCAATGATGGGACAGGTTTTTCCCAATTCATTGTGAGTGGACAAAACTATAATAGAATTGGAAGCTTGGTACCAATTGAGGGACAAATACCAAAATTCGCGCAGTTATATATTTATGATACAAAAAATGAGGTCTCAAATAGAATAGAGATTTTCAA TTCAAGAATAACCAACAACAATATTGACCACTCCTTAGTTCTAGACCTCAAGGACATGATCAATCAGCATAATGTTCTTGCTTACACATTTAGGATAGTGAGAAACTACCTGAATCAAGGAGATATCGCAAATATAAGGCTACAGTTGTACCGGAAAAGAGCAAAGGACGCGAGAGTCTACAATTTACCATCTTCTAACGAGGTCGCAGCTCTAATAGTAGAAGATTTTGATTCTAAAGATGCAGGACGTGATATTATAGTTCAATTAAAGTCTAGACATCTGCAAAGGATTCATGAGACACACACCGCATTTATTCCTCTTCAATATCCTATGATGTTTCCTTACGGTGAAGATGGCTACCAAGAAGACATTCCTTTGCGAGAATTTCATAGGGCtgatgaaaatagaaagagacaacGTGTGAGTTTAAGGGAGCTCATAGCATTTAGAATACAAGAGAGAAAGGTCGAGTATGCAACCATTGTCAATAGTGGAAGACTATTTCAGCAGTTCTTGGTTGATTGCTTTTCTATGATTGAAGCACAAAGGCTGACTTACTATCGAAATAACCAAACCAAGATGAAGAGTGATATATACAAAAGGATTCAAGATGCAGTTGTTAGGAGTGAGATGCGTGCTTCCAAAGCAAGTAAACATATCATCCTACTTGCATCCTTCACTGGTGGCATGAGATACATGTTTAATAATTGTCAAGATGCTATGGCAATTTGTAAGAAATATAAATATCCAGACTTCTTCATCACAATGACATGTAACTCGAGTTGGCAAGAGATTGGCAGGGTTAACAATCCAAGGAACTTAACGGTTGAAGACCGGCTGAATATATCGTGTAGAGTGTTCAAAATTAAGCTTGATATGATAATCTCGGATCTTAAGTGA
- the LOC140173707 gene encoding uncharacterized protein — MYTVEFQKRDLPHAHILLWLSGDHKITTTIQIDRLLSSELPDPVRHPKLFRAVSTYMIHGPCGRAFSKSPCMKDRYCTKYYLKTFSRTTVINNSRYPSYRRRDTGVVTEKKGVHMDNRNVVPYNTYLRMSYQAHVNVEYYNKSNAIKYLFKYVNKGPDKVAVGITKEASSGQDAQVIDEIKQFYDCRYLSACKAV, encoded by the coding sequence ATGTATACGGTGGAATTCCAAAAAAGAGATCTACCACATGCTCACATtcttttatggttaagtggagacCATAAGATAACAACGACAATTCAAATTGATCGGTTATTATCTTCAGAGTTGCCAGATCCTGTTCGGCACCCAAAATTGTTTAGAGCTGTATCTACATATATGATTCATGGACCATGTGGTAGAGCATTCTCAAAATCTCCCTGCATGAAAGATAGGTACTGTACCAAATATTATCTCAAGACATTCAGTAGAACCACAGTTATCAATAATAGTAGATACCCATCATATAGAAGACGAGACACAGGGGTGGTTACTGAGAAGAAGGGAGTCCATATGGATAATAGGAATGTGGTTCCGTACAATACATATCTGCGGATGTCTTATCAAGCACATGTTAATGTAGAGTACTATAACAAGTCGAATGCTATCAAATATTTGTTCAAGTACGTGAATAAAGGTCCAGACAAGGTAGCAGTTGGAATTACAAAGGAAGCTTCCAGTGGACAGGATGCTCAGGTTATTGATGAGATCAAACAATTTTATGATTGCAGATATTTGTCTGCATGTAAGGCTGTGTAG
- the LOC112696846 gene encoding protein DETOXIFICATION 21-like produces MKNAEVYIDALSICLNINGWEMVIALGFFAAAGVRVANELGRGSSEGAKFSIVVTAVTSFCIGIVLFFVFLLLRERVAYVFTPNPMVAEAVGELSPLLAFSIFLNSLQPVLSGVSVGAGWQSVVAYVNIGCYYLIGIPVGVLLGNFLHLKIKGIWIGMLFGTVVQTIMLITITMKTDWDKQVEIARNRVNKWTIIEENEEPCNSS; encoded by the exons ATGAAAAATGCTGAGGTTTACATTGATGCACTATCCATATG CCTCAACATCAATGGATGGGAAATGGTGATAGCCCTTGGTTTCTTTGCTGCAGCTGG TGTGAGGGTGGCAAATGAACTTGGAAGAGGGAGTTCAGAGGGTGCAAAATTCTCCATTGTAGTGACAGCAGTGACATCATTTTGCATTGGCATTGTGCTATTCTttgtattccttttgctgagAGAAAGAGTTGCATACGTTTTCACTCCAAATCCAATGGTGGCTGAAGCAGTTGGGGAATTATCACCTTTACTCGCTTTCTCTATCTTCTTGAACAGTCTCCAACCTGTGCTCTCCG GAGTTTCTGTTGGAGCTGGGTGGCAGAGTGTTGTAGCATATGTAAACATAGGTTGCTATTACCTAATTGGTATTCCTGTTGGAGTGCTGCTTGGTAATTTTCTCCATTTGAAAATcaag GGTATTTGGATCGGAATGCTGTTTGGAACAGTTGTGCAAACGATAATGCTTATTACAATCACAATGAAAACAGATTGGGACAAGCAA GTAGAGATAGCTCGAAATCGTGTTAACAAATGGACTATAATCGAAGAGAACGAAGAACCCTGCAACAGTAGTTAG